One Phocaeicola dorei genomic region harbors:
- a CDS encoding AraC family transcriptional regulator produces the protein MNLLVLYSMPINKDMTNKFGICPSTGHLSVLFPEKEAERTPSNKIFLAIVLQGGAMIEIDGKNHLIYTGTLIYLYPNHLVRQISHTEDLLLEYLWFEFEFLSDFPLLLKADISEYVGKNPCLQLKDKERQLVKKYYDLIAERYQESNEYIAITKGLLFSFILEISRLYSGKNVSVSNTRQDELTDHFFFLLHQHYKKERSVSFYADKLYISDKYLMRVLKKSTGQTFHFWVIEFIMREAKLLLRSTTISITEISEKLNYPNPSFFSRVFHQYVGMTPKEFRNQ, from the coding sequence ATGAACTTACTTGTATTATATTCGATGCCAATTAATAAAGATATGACAAACAAGTTTGGAATATGTCCTTCCACCGGACATTTATCCGTATTATTTCCGGAAAAGGAAGCGGAACGTACTCCCTCAAATAAGATTTTTCTCGCTATAGTCTTACAAGGTGGAGCCATGATTGAAATTGACGGGAAGAACCATTTAATATATACCGGGACATTGATATATCTGTATCCAAACCATCTGGTCAGACAAATATCTCATACAGAAGATTTGCTACTTGAATATCTTTGGTTCGAGTTTGAATTCCTCTCGGATTTTCCTTTATTACTAAAGGCAGATATTTCAGAATATGTAGGAAAAAATCCTTGCTTACAGTTAAAAGATAAAGAGAGGCAACTGGTGAAGAAATACTATGACCTGATAGCTGAACGTTATCAGGAAAGCAATGAGTACATTGCCATTACCAAAGGATTGCTGTTTTCCTTTATTCTTGAAATCAGCAGGTTATATTCCGGTAAAAATGTGTCGGTATCGAATACACGACAAGACGAATTGACAGATCATTTCTTCTTTCTACTCCATCAGCATTACAAGAAAGAACGGTCTGTTTCATTTTACGCCGATAAATTATATATATCGGATAAGTATCTGATGCGTGTACTGAAGAAATCCACTGGACAGACTTTTCATTTTTGGGTAATTGAGTTTATTATGCGTGAAGCCAAGCTGTTATTACGTTCAACGACCATCAGTATTACCGAAATATCGGAAAAATTGAATTACCCGAACCCTTCATTCTTCTCCCGCGTATTCCACCAGTATGTGGGAATGACCCCAAAAGAGTTCAGGAATCAGTGA
- a CDS encoding DUF4251 domain-containing protein, with amino-acid sequence MVAKCFKKILLLLFITGAIQANAQEGKKSELQQWKDFIENARLIARQERHLMDSIVHIKAENALQRKEFVLESDELTLKHGEHGYVNSTTNFIALHDGRATVQISPFQSGGGPNGVGGITVEGTPTGLKMETDKKGITRLSMNVTGNGISAQVTVTLSPSDNRATATIIPNFNSLNVTLDGQLVPFKESSVFKGTTF; translated from the coding sequence ATGGTAGCAAAATGTTTTAAAAAAATCTTGCTCCTTCTTTTTATAACAGGAGCGATACAGGCCAATGCCCAGGAAGGAAAGAAAAGTGAATTGCAACAATGGAAAGATTTCATTGAGAATGCACGTTTAATAGCCAGACAGGAACGACACTTGATGGATTCGATTGTCCATATAAAGGCCGAAAATGCTTTGCAAAGGAAAGAGTTTGTACTGGAAAGTGACGAACTGACACTAAAGCATGGTGAACATGGATATGTAAATTCTACCACCAACTTCATTGCCTTGCATGACGGGAGAGCGACCGTGCAAATCTCACCGTTCCAATCAGGCGGCGGTCCCAACGGCGTGGGTGGTATCACAGTGGAAGGCACTCCGACCGGATTGAAAATGGAAACAGACAAGAAAGGCATCACCCGTCTTTCCATGAATGTCACCGGAAATGGTATATCGGCACAAGTTACAGTGACACTCAGTCCTTCGGACAACCGTGCCACAGCAACGATTATCCCCAATTTCAATTCTCTCAATGTTACATTGGACGGGCAACTGGTTCCGTTCAAGGAAAGTTCCGTATTTAAAGGAACAACTTTCTGA